The genomic window CTCGGACGTTCGACCGCGAGGAGATCGAGGCGGACGACCGCACGTTCCTGCGCTTCGGCGCGGTCAACTACAAGGCCGAGGTCTGGCTGAACGGCGAGCGACTGGGCGACCACGAGGGCGGCTACACGCCCTTCACCTTCGAGGTCACCGACCAGCTCCAGGACGGCGAGAACGTGCTCGTGGTCCGCGTGGACAACAAGCGCTACGAGGACGGCATCCCCAACGAGTCGACGGACTGGTTCAACTTCGGCGGCATCAACCGCTCCGTCGAACTCGTCTCCGTCCCCGAGTCGTACGTCAGGAACTTCAAGGTCGAGACGACGCTCTCCGGCGACACCGTCGACGTGGACGTGTCGGCGTGGATCGACGGCGACGCGACGGCGGACACGGCGACCGTCACGATTCCGGAGCTGGGCGTCGAATCCGAGCTCTCGTCCGACGGCGACGAGCGGTTCTCCGCGGCGGTCTCCGTTCCCGCGTCCGACGTCGACCTGTGGAGCCCGTCGAACCCGAAGCTGTACACGGTCCGCGTCGAGTACGGCGGCGACGCCGTCGAGGACCGCGTCGGCCTCCGGGAGGTTTCGGTCGGCGGCGGCGAGGTCCGCGTCAACGGCGAGCCGGTCTGGCTGCGGGGCATCGCGCTCCACGAGGAGGTCGCCGGCAAGGGGCGCGCCCTCGACGTCGACGACGTGCGGACGCGCTTCCAGTGGATCAACGAGCTCGGCTGTAACTTCGCGCGGCTGGCGCACTATCCCCACACCGAAGAGATGGCCCGGATGGCCGACGAGGAGGGCATCCTCCTCTGGGAGGAGGTGCCCGCCTACTGGGACATCAACTTCGGCGACGAGGAGATTCAGGCGCTGTACCGCCAGCAGCTCCGCGAGCTGATCCAGCGCGACTGGAACCGCGCGTCCGTGGCGCTGTGGTCGATCGCCAACGAGACCGACCACAACGACGAGACCAGAAACGAGGTGCTCCCGCAGATGGCCGACTACGTCCGCGACCTCGACGACACGCGGCTCGTGACCGCGGCGTGCTTCGTCGACGAGACCGACGACGGGCTCGTCCTCAACGACCCGCTTGAGGAGCACCTCGACGTCGTCGGCGTCAACGAGTACTTCGGCTGGTACTACGGGGACGCCGACGACATGAAGGATTACCAGGACGATCCCGAGGGCACGCCGATCGTCATCTCCGAGACCGGCGGCGGTGCCAAGTGGGGCAACCACGGGACCGCCGAGGACCGCTGGACAGAGGAGTTCCAGGCCGCCATCTACCGCGACCAGACGGAAGCCGCCGCCGCGACCGAGCAGGTCGCCGGCATCTCGCCGTGGATCCTCTTCGACTTCCGGGCGCCGATGCGCCAGAACGAGTACCAGCGGGGCTACAACCGGAAGGGCGTCGTCGACCAGCACGGTCGCAAGAAGCAGGCGTTCCACGTCCTCCGCGAGTTCTACCAGTCGGGACAGTACGAGTAGTTCCCGACGTCGCGTCCGATCCCGGACGAACTCCTTCCTGGCCTGTCTCGTCCGGGGTTCCTCGATTCTCGACCAGCCGCGCGGCTACGCCCTGTGACACCGGCGTCGAAAGAAACGGAGTGCGCCGCGTCGGTCGAACGCCTACTCGAGGGAGTCCAGCAGACCGCGCATGTAGCCGATGGCGAACAGGCGGCCGTTCGTGTGGTAGCCGGGGTTGGAGTTGTCCTCGCCGGCCATCGTGGGGACGTGGTCGGGGCGCATGGGGACGTCGTCGTCGACGGCCTCCTCGAAGGCGGCCATCGCGGCGTGCATGTCCGTGGGGCCGTCGTCGTGCCAGGTCTCGACGAACTGGTCGGCGTCGCCCTCGACGTCGCGGAAGTGGACGAAGTTGATCCGGTCGCCGAACCGGCGGATCGCTGCGGGGACGTCGGCGCCCATCGCGGCGAAGTTGCCCTGGCAGAACGTGACGCCGTTGTGCTCGCTGTCGACGACGTCCAGGATCCGCTCGTAGTTCTCGACGCTGTTGGCGACGCGGGGGACGTCGCGGACGGACTCGCGGGGCGGGTCGTCGGGATGGAGGCCGAGTTTCACGCCGGCCTCCTCGGCGACGGGGACGACCTCCTCGAGGAAGTACGCCAGCGCCTCGAAGATCTCCTCGTGGGTGCGCTCGGCGGCGGGCACGTCCGGCCCGCCCTGCATCTTCGCGTTGTCGTAGCCGGTCACGTACGAGCCGCCGCGGGACTCGACGTGCGCTTCGGTCCGGGCCCACCGCACGCCGGCCATCCAGTCGTAGCAGACCACGGGGATGCCGAGGTCGCCGCAGTCCCGGAGGAACTGTTTGAACTCGGCGATGTCCTCGTCGCGTCCGTCCAGGCCGAGGCGGACGCGGTCGGTCAGCGGGACGCTGCCCTCGAGGACGGTGAAGTCCAGGCCGGCGTCCTCGAGCCAGTTGCGGAGGCCGCGGAGCTCGTCGTAGGTCCACGTCGTCCTGTCGTCGCCGATCTCCAGCGGGTGGATCACGGCGTCGGTCACGCCCATCTGCTTGGCCAGTTGCCACCGCTCGTCGGGCTCCGGGGGGAGCACGAGGGCTGGTCGAACCATATTCAGTCCCAGAGCCCCAGTTCGTATATATATTATCCTCTCCGCCCTCAGCGGAACCGACGCGGTACCCGCGCGGGCGTCGTCACGGAGCGAGGCCGTCCAGAGCCGTCGCCGTCCGCCCGCAGTCGCCAGTTCCGCGTCCTTTTTCACGCTCTCGAACCCACCTCGATACGAATGGTGGCCGTCAGCCCCGCTGCACTCGTGGATCCGCTGGTCACGGCGTTCGTCCTCGCGACCATGCTCTCGGTCGGGCTCGACTTGCGACCGACCGACGTCCTGGCGTCCGTCGGTCAGTGGCAGTTGCTCGCGCGGTCCGTTCTGGTGAACCTCGTCGGCGTGCCGGCGCTGACGCTGGTCGCGCTCCTCGTCGCGCCGGTCGAGACGGAGTACGCGGTCGGGTTGCTCGTGATCGCCGTCTCGCCGGGCGCGCCCTTCGGACCGAAACTCGCCGAGATATCGGACAGCGACGTCGCCTTCGCGAGCGGGCTCATGGTCGTGCTGGCGACGGCCTCCGTCCTCACCGTCCCGGCCTCGCTGGCGGCCCTCGTGCCGGGGGACGTGACCGTCGATCTGCTCGGCATCGCACGGGCGGTCGTCGTCGTCCAGCTCGGACCGCTGCTCGCCGGCTTCGCCCTGCGAATCCACGACCGCGCGCTCGCCTCGAAGCTACACGCACCGACGCGTCGGCTCTCGACCGGGCTGTTGCTCGTCCTGATCGCGCTCCTGGTGGTGGTCAACGCCGACGCGATCGGCCGGCTCGCCGGGACCGGCGTGCTGGGCATCTCGGCCGCCGTCGTGGCCGGTTCGATGGTGGCGGGGTACGCTTCCGGCGGCCCGGACCGGTCCACGCGAGAGGCGCTCGCGACGTCGACGACGGCTCGAAACGCGGCGATCGCGTTGCTCGTCGCGACCGCGAGCTTCCCCTCGCCGGACGTCTTCGCGACGATCGTCGCGTTCAGCCTCGTGAGCGTCGCCGTTCCGGGAATCGCCGCCGGTGCGTGGCGGCTCCAGTCAGCGTCGCTCGACGCCGTCTGACCGAGGGCCGGAATCGGCATCCGGCGGACGCGTCCCCGCCCCGAACATTGGAAAGATATTTATAATCGTTATCTGTAACTGTATTCGTGTATGCAACGGTTTCCCGTAGCGGATAGACTGCTGACTGCGCACAATCCAGAGACCGGGACGAACCCCGGTGAGTGAGCATGTCGGAGAGCTATTCTGAGTCTTTCAAGTGGTCGAAGCTCCTGACGCTGGTGTTGATCGGGATCATCCCCTCCTTCTCGGGGGCGCTGATCAACCCGACCATCCCCGCGATCCAGCAGACGTTCTCGCACGTGCCGAACTCCGAGACGCTGGCACAGCTGGTCAGCACGACGTCAGCGTGGATCGTGATCGTCGTCGCACCTCTCACGGGGTACCTGCTCGACAAGTACGCCCGCAAGCCGATCCTGATCGCCGCTGTCATCATCTACGGGGCGGGGACGAGCATCGCGTTCTTCCTCGATTCGATCTACCTGATCCTCGCGACGCGCATCCTCGACGGCATCGCCGTCGGCGCGCTCATGGTGACCGTCCCGACGCTCATCGCGGACTACTACTCGGGCGGTCGTCGCGAGTCGGTCATGGGGTACTACGGCGCCGTGCAGGCCGGCGGTGGCGCCGTCGCGGCCGTCCTCGGCGGCTACATCGCAGGGAGCCTCGGCTGGCGGTACATCTTCCTCGTCTTCGCCGGGGCCTTGCTGTTCGTTCCGCCGATCCTCCGGCTACTCCCCGAGCCCGACGTCAAGGAGTCCCAGCAGGAAGACGAGCTCAGCCGGCTCGAGGCCGTGGCGAAGATCGTGCGGGAGTCGCCCGTGAAGGTGATCGCCGGGA from Halomicrobium salinisoli includes these protein-coding regions:
- a CDS encoding glycoside hydrolase family 2 protein, with the translated sequence MQLLAYPRESTALDGEWQAIPDQYEMFRDYFDDFVEDDDGDSAALPDEDGQPALSFESIYEPSASGDDDITDFNIYDGYSMRVPSSWGEEMPEFRHFEGWMWFARTFDREEIEADDRTFLRFGAVNYKAEVWLNGERLGDHEGGYTPFTFEVTDQLQDGENVLVVRVDNKRYEDGIPNESTDWFNFGGINRSVELVSVPESYVRNFKVETTLSGDTVDVDVSAWIDGDATADTATVTIPELGVESELSSDGDERFSAAVSVPASDVDLWSPSNPKLYTVRVEYGGDAVEDRVGLREVSVGGGEVRVNGEPVWLRGIALHEEVAGKGRALDVDDVRTRFQWINELGCNFARLAHYPHTEEMARMADEEGILLWEEVPAYWDINFGDEEIQALYRQQLRELIQRDWNRASVALWSIANETDHNDETRNEVLPQMADYVRDLDDTRLVTAACFVDETDDGLVLNDPLEEHLDVVGVNEYFGWYYGDADDMKDYQDDPEGTPIVISETGGGAKWGNHGTAEDRWTEEFQAAIYRDQTEAAAATEQVAGISPWILFDFRAPMRQNEYQRGYNRKGVVDQHGRKKQAFHVLREFYQSGQYE
- a CDS encoding mannonate dehydratase, which gives rise to MVRPALVLPPEPDERWQLAKQMGVTDAVIHPLEIGDDRTTWTYDELRGLRNWLEDAGLDFTVLEGSVPLTDRVRLGLDGRDEDIAEFKQFLRDCGDLGIPVVCYDWMAGVRWARTEAHVESRGGSYVTGYDNAKMQGGPDVPAAERTHEEIFEALAYFLEEVVPVAEEAGVKLGLHPDDPPRESVRDVPRVANSVENYERILDVVDSEHNGVTFCQGNFAAMGADVPAAIRRFGDRINFVHFRDVEGDADQFVETWHDDGPTDMHAAMAAFEEAVDDDVPMRPDHVPTMAGEDNSNPGYHTNGRLFAIGYMRGLLDSLE
- a CDS encoding bile acid:sodium symporter family protein, with product MVAVSPAALVDPLVTAFVLATMLSVGLDLRPTDVLASVGQWQLLARSVLVNLVGVPALTLVALLVAPVETEYAVGLLVIAVSPGAPFGPKLAEISDSDVAFASGLMVVLATASVLTVPASLAALVPGDVTVDLLGIARAVVVVQLGPLLAGFALRIHDRALASKLHAPTRRLSTGLLLVLIALLVVVNADAIGRLAGTGVLGISAAVVAGSMVAGYASGGPDRSTREALATSTTARNAAIALLVATASFPSPDVFATIVAFSLVSVAVPGIAAGAWRLQSASLDAV
- a CDS encoding MFS transporter, which translates into the protein MSESYSESFKWSKLLTLVLIGIIPSFSGALINPTIPAIQQTFSHVPNSETLAQLVSTTSAWIVIVVAPLTGYLLDKYARKPILIAAVIIYGAGTSIAFFLDSIYLILATRILDGIAVGALMVTVPTLIADYYSGGRRESVMGYYGAVQAGGGAVAAVLGGYIAGSLGWRYIFLVFAGALLFVPPILRLLPEPDVKESQQEDELSRLEAVAKIVRESPVKVIAGIYFLVLFGMLTNNLIMIEVPYFLQGSLGVSDSQTGLIISGVMVTGVVMASMYGRIKQHFRHVTLLTAGFALASTGFLLFSSVKLFPVVLFGIIVAGGMGFGLLLPTVNDWIASIVQEEVRGRALSGVTMMMYGGFALSPFAPMPLVDAFGRVGMLRTVGFLQLIVAGALVTVWFASRSSAPSTADGTLSDD